GTGTAAAAAACACTTAAAGTTACATCTAGTCTAATAATTAGAACACTTACTATTATTGAACACGTTGATCCCGAATCAGAGCAGAATGTCAATATTAAGCTAGTAGGGGAGTAGCAGGTCGAAGAAGTGTACCATGGCACCTCTTTGCACAAAACTTTATTCAGACCTTATTAgagtgtcaaaaataaaaattttaatgaACGTCTCAGTTACTGAGTTATTTGCTGTTTCGGTGTGGTCTTGAACCATAACCCGTAATTTTTCTTAGGTACAGTAACTCTTTAAATGACCCTGCCCACCTCCCTTTGAAGCAGCAATAATTGTAAAAAATGATAGGACAAAAGTTGCCATACACTGAGTAATGTTAACGTATAACAAAAATTCACCTTTTTCCCTTTGCGTGAGGAAGTCGAGGAAGTCCTGGATGACGCTGGACCTCATGGTGCAGATACTGTTGTAACCTTCTAGAAgagggaatgggatggcactgcTGGGAATATGATTCCTGCGCAAGAATTTCAGGATCTTGAAGGCATGGGCGCCCAAACGGTCTTCAGTTTTGgagaaaatgtcaacaaaaccTGCAGAGTGAGCAGAAAAAGGAAGCATATTGTTGACATATCAGTGCACTGTTTCAATAAACACATGACATACCTGGAGTTAGGGAGCACGCCTGTAGCTGTCTGATCACATGACTCAGCTCCCCCCGTAAATTCGCTCCATTGGAGTTCTTCAGAGTAACCAGCATGCTCTCCACATCCACCACCCCGTCTCCTTCAGCATCAAACTGTCCGAACGCCTACGAATGTCAAAGAAACATCAGCACAAAATCATCACATTAACACACTATCATCAAAGATGATAGTGTgttaatgaattgattaacgtggaccccgacttaaacaagttgaaaaacttattcgggtgttaccatttagtggtcaattgtacggaatatgtactgtactgtgcaatctactaataaaagtatcaatcaaaataattatCACCACCATTATCACACGGCCATCACATTATCATCACACCATCTTTACATTATCATCACATTGTCTTCATACCATAAAACATTattcacacacatcacacataattatcttctttctctcatatcTTCATCCTTCAGCTATAATGAAATAACATGTAGAGCATCTTCACTCAACAAGGCAGCTTAGTCCTATTTTTTACATCCTAAATAtcgaaataaatatatttacaataaGGAACACTATATTATAGCTATATTGTAGTTTGTAGTTAGTTAGTCAGTAGGATTCTAGTTGGACATGTAACAGACATTTTAGGTTCAGGAGTGttttgtgtgtagtgtttagcgCAGAACAGTGACATTCCTCTGTACGTAATATGAGGTATAACTACGTAcatataataatcaaaataaacaATACATCGGTACATCGACTTGATATGAATCTATATCACACCTTAACTATCTACATGAGAAAACTAAAATAAACACATCAGTGTCATGCAGTACAACTGTTAGTGTATAATAAATATGATAGTTATTTGATAGTTAGTAtacctatttatatatatatattatattatacctTTCGCGCTCATTTCTGCTCTCTAAAAATAAATTGTACAGTTATTTTGCATTATTGATCCATCAGATCATACTAAAAAAGTATTATGGTATGATAAATATATTGCGTGTGTTTGTACCTCTTCACACATATCTCTTAATTACACATATTATTTAATAGGTTTTACAGTATAGATacatttaatcataataataagaTGTCATTGTGTGATAAATAGgatgttttgtgtgttttgtacATCTTCACACTAGTGTCTGCTCTCTAACAAGGGATTCTACAGATATTATTGATAGGTTTTACAGTTGTGGTCTATCAGATAATAATAATCAGGTGTTATTGTCTGATAAATATGATATTTTGAGTGTTTTGTACCTCTACACACTCATCTCTGCGCTCCAACAATTACTTGTACTGTGATTATCTATAGGTTTTACAGTATTGATCTATtaaataatgttaataaaaatgttagtgtatgaaaaatatattttgtacctCTTCACACTCATAGCTGCTCACCTCTTACACCGCTTCACACACTATTTGCTCTCTAAAAATTGATTTGATAGGTGTTACAGTATGTATCTATTAGATCATAATAATACGATATTATTTTATGATAAATGTAATGTatgatgggcagcacggtggaagaggggttagtgcgtctgcctcacaatacgaaggtcctgagtagtcagggttcaatcctgggctcgggatctttctgtgtggagtttgtatgtcctccccgtgactgcgtgagttccctccgggtactccggcttcctcccactcccaaagacatgcacctggggataagttgattggcaacactaaaattggctctaatgtgtgaaagtgagtgtgaatgttgtctgtctatctgtgttggccctgcgatgaggtggcgacttttccagggagtatcccgccttctgcctgattgtagctgagataaaacCAGTGCCCCCCTCGACCTCAAAGGGTATAagcagtagacaatggatggatggatggatgggtgatgtATGATACATTTCGTGTTTTTAGTTCCTCTTCACACTCatctctcttcttcaacaattaATTATACAGTTATTAGTGATATGTTTTACAGTATTGATCCATGAAATCATGTTGATCATATAAATGATAGTGTATGATAAATACGACATGTTGGGTGTTTTGTACCTCTTCACACTCATCTCTGCGCTCCAACAATTACTTATACTGTGATTATCTAAAGGTTTTACAGTATTGATTCATtaaataatgttaataaaaatGTTAGTGTATGAGAAATATATGTTGTACCTCTTCACACTCATAGCCACTCAAATAATTCAACAGTTATGATTTATGGGTTTACAGTATTATGTGATTATATGTTATTGTATGATAAATATGATATATTGTGTGTTTATACCTCTCCACACACTATTTGCGTTCTAATAATGGATTCTATAGTTATTATTGATAGGTGTTACAGTATTAATCTATTAGatcataataatacaatattattTTATGATAAATGTGATGTATCATACATTTTGTGTTTTTAGTTCCTCATCACACTCATCTCTTCTTCAACAATTAATTATACAGTTATTATTGATATGTTTTACAGTATTGACCCATGAAATCATGTTGATCATATAAATGCTAGTGTATGATAAATACGATATTTTGGGTGTTTTGTACCTCTTCACACTCATCTCTGCGCTCCAACAATTACTTATACTGTGATTATTTATTGGTTTTACAGTATTGATCTATTAAATAATGGTAAAAAAACATTAGTGTATGAGAAATATATGTTGTACCTTTTCACACATAGCCACTCAAATAATTCTACAGTTATGATTTATGGGTTTACAGTATTTatatttgattataataatatgtTATGGTATGATACATATGATATACTGTGTGTTTACATATCTTCACACACTCGTTGCTTTCTAAGAATGGATTCTACAGTTATTATTGATAGGTCTttgagcaggggtcgggaaccttcttgaatgagagagccatgaaagccaaaaatcttaaaatgtatttccgtgagagccatataatatttttttaacactgaatacaacttaatgcgcgcatttttaagtaagaccaacatttttagggtacaacaagtctcttattctttttactaacattgttattctgaagctaatcaataataaatacaataattattaccattaatgcgacttcttgaacaggtgtggtagaaaaacggatggatggattaaaatacatgagaatgttttatattttgaacgttatttttaacacagtgattaccagcggaattattaattgcTTACCGTTTTAACTaatttcagctaagatttatccgagagccagatgcagtcatcaaaagagccacatctggctcgagagccataggttccctacccctgttttagagtaTTATTctattagatcagtggttctcaaatgggggtacgcgtacccctgggggtacttgaaggtatgctaaggggtacgtgagattttttttaaatattctaaaaatagtaacaattcaaaaatcctttataaatatatttattgaatacaatttcaacaaaatattcatgtaagtttgtaaactgtgaaaagaaatgcaataatgcaatattcagtgttgacagctagatcttttgcggacatgttccataaatattgatgttgaagatttatttttttgtgaaaaaatgtttagaattaagttcatgaatccagatggatctcaattacaatccccaaagattaagttgatgattacttctctgtgtaaaaatctttatttataattgaatcacttgtttattttccaaccagtttttagttatttttatatcattttttccaaatatttcaagaaagaccactacaaaggaccaggattttgcactgttatacaatataataaatcagaaactgatgacatagtgctgtatttaacttcttcatctcttttttttcaaaccaaaaatgctttgctctcattagggggtacttgaattaaaacaatgttcacagggggtacaccactgaaaaaaggctgaTAACCCCTGTATTAGATCATAACAATAGGATATTATTGTATGATAAATGTGATGTATGATACATTTTGTGTTTTTAGTTACTATTTACACTCATCTCTCTACATCAACAATTAATTATATAGTTATTATTGATATCTTTCACAGTATTGATCCATGAAATTATGTTGATCACATACATGCTAGTGTatgataaatattacattttgggTGTTTTGTACCTCTTCACAGTAATCTCCGGGCGCGTCTCTGCTCTCCAACATTTCACGGAATTgttcaaaatattttaaaatgtatttacgtgagagccataaaatatttttttaacactgaatacaacttaatgtgtgcatttttaagtaagaccaacatttttagggtacaataagtctttttttctttttactcacatcgttattctgaagctaatcaataataaatacaatcattcttaccattaatgcaactttcttgaacaggtgtggtagaaaaacggatggatggattaaaatgcatgagaatgttttatattttgaacgttacttttaacacagtgactaccagcagaattattaattacttaccgTTTTAACTAATgttagctaagatttatcagagagccagatggagtcatcaaaagagccacatttggctcgagagccataggttccctacccctgttttagagtaTTATTccattagatcagtggttctcaaatgggggtacccgtacccctgggggtacttaaaggtatgccgaGGGTTCcatgagatttttttcaaatattctaaaaatagtaacaattcaaaaatcctttataaatatatttattgaataatacttcgacaaaatatgaatgtaagttcataaactgtgaaaagaaatgcaataatgcaatattcagtgtttacaggtagattttttttgtggacatgttccataaatattgatgttaaagatttatttttttgtgaagaaatgtttagaattaagttcatgaatccagatggatctctattacaatccccaaagattaagttgatgattacttctatgtgtaaaaatctttatttataattgaatcacttgtttattttccaaccatccatccatttcctaccgcttattccctttcggggtcgcggggggcgctggtgcctatctcagctacaatcgggcggaaggtagggttATTTTCCaaccagtttttagttatttttatatctttttttccaaatatttcaagaaagaccactacaaaggagcaggattttgcactgttatacaatttaatacatcagaaactgatgacacagtgctgtattttactttcgttatctattttttttcaaccaaaaatgctttgctctgtttagggggtacttgaattaaaacaatgttcacagggggtacatcactgaaaaaaaaggctgagaaccactgtattagatcATAACAATAGGATATTATTTTATGATAAATGTGATGTATGATACATTTTGTGTTTTTAGTTCCTCTTTACACTCATctctctacttcaacaattaattATACAGTTATTATTGATATGTTTCACAGTATTGATCCATGAAATCATGTTGATCCCATACATGCTAGTGTAtgataaatataacattttgggtGTTTTGTACCTCTTCACACTCATCTCTGGGCGCGTCTCTGCTCTCCAACATTTCACAGAATTGTTCCACATTGACTGACTCTTCTCCCCGGTTGAGGCGCTCCTCCAGCCACCGGACCAGGACTCCTTCGTTACCGGCCAGGACAGATTCCCGGATGACGACACCCGAGTCGCTGATCCGTGCCGCCGCTTCTCTTAGCTTCACTTGTTCGAAGAGTACGGCCGGGCTCGGCAGTCCACCAGCGACCACGGAGACATTCTTCGGTACTCTTCCGCCTTTGCCTGCCCCGATGCCTCCGCCGCCTGTGGCCGCGGAGGCCGGGCTGTCTTCCGCCAAAGTGGGACTCTCTGTTTCTACCTCTTCGTCGTCGCCGCTGCCGCCACCGCAGCCGCTCTCTGCGTTCCCCATGACGTTCCCAGTAGAAGTAGACCAAATAATTATGTCCTGCCGGTGAACCAACAGTTGGAGAGGGTTGGTAGAGGATTGTGTGCTACACTAATAGTTTACTACCTCATTGACGTAAGCGCGTAATACGTGCTCGACTGGCACGTCGGTGCAATGTGCGCACGCGCAACCTCTCATTCGCCGGAAGTAATTGCAACGATGAAGATGTCTATTGAAGAATGTggatagaggaaaaaaaatgttaaattatgtatttttatcagTGTCGTGTGCGTGTGCAgcagtgttgttgtgtttttatgtaGGAATTAAATCAACACCCTCGAGGCTGCTGAGCAGAAAAGAATTATCGTTGTATGACGGACAGGAAGGCAGCAAAGGTGTTTACCTGGCCATTTTAGGACAGGTGTTTGATGTACAAACCGGCATCAAACATTATGGACCAGGTGGTGCTTATCGCTTTATGGCAGGTAACCTTTGACACACACGTTGACTATATTTCAGATAGCTCATTatttatattaaaggcctactgaaatgagattttcttatttaaacggggatagcaggtccattctatgtgtcatacttgatcatttcgcgatattgccatatttttgctgaatggatttagtagagaaaatccacgataaagtttgcaactgtcggtgttaggagaaaagccctgcctctaccggaagtcgcagacgatgacgtcacaagtgtgggggctcctcatatattcacattgtttttaatgggagcctccaacaaaaagtgctattcggaccgagaaaacaacaatttccccattaatttgagcgaggatgaaagattcgtgtttgaggatatttatagcgacggactagaaaaaaaaaacgcgattgcattgggacggatttcgatgtttttagacacatttactaggataattctgggaaatcccttacctttctattgtgttgctagtgttttagtgatttaatattacctgatagtcggaggtgtacgtcaaagggtgtgttgacgccaatgtctcaggggagtcgacggcagattcatggacggcccaagctccgattttctccggtaagaagcgactttttaaccacaattttctcaccgaaacttactggttgacatttggtctggattcatgttcgcttgaccgcgctctgaacCATaggaaattttcacctccgggaattttaaacaaggaatcaccgtgtgtttgtgtggctaaaggctaaagcttcccaactccatcgttctactgtgacttctccaatgttaatttaacaaattgcaaaagattcagcaacacagatctccaaaatactgtgtaattatgccgttaaagcagacgacttttagctgtgtgtgtgcgtagcgctcatacttcctaaaaacgtgaCGGCTTGCGTACACGTcctcattacacgacgtttccaagacgtaACTCCcgggacatttaaaattgtaatttagtaaactaaaaaagccgtattggcatgtgttgcaatggtaatatttcatcattgatacataaactatcagactgcgtggtgggtagtagtgggtttcagtaggcctttaacatcaaaGTATTTGTGTAAACAGTGTGATCAAATTAGTAATAAATACTTGTTTCCATGCAGGGAAGGATTCTTCACTGGCTTTCATCACTGGAGATTTTACAGAAAATAATCTAATAGATGACGTTTCTACTTTGTCACCTTTGGAGGTCGTCGCCTTGTTTGACTGGTTGGCCTTTTATCGGAGGACTTACAGTCCTGTAGGTGTGTACTTCTGTATCTCGAGACTGTTGAGTTGAGTtcgtgtttatttggaacatgcatgcatacaacatggtacatcacaatttccagtttctatattcaacatgttcgaaaaggagtaggaagatgcacagtttatttacaaaccccgtttccatgagttgggaaattgtgttagatgtaaatataaacggaatacaatgatttgcaaatcattttcaacccatattcagttgaatatgctacaaaaacaacatatttgatgtccaaactgataaacatttttttttttgcaaataatcattaactttagaatttgatgccagcaacatgtgacaaaaaagttgggaaaggtggcaataaatactgataaagttgaggaatgctcatcaaacacttatttggaacatcccacaggtgtgcaggctaattgggaacaggtgggtgccatgattgggtataaaagcagcttctgtgaaatgctcaggcattcacaaacaaggactggGCGAAGgtgaccactttgtgaacaaatacgtgagcaaatagtcaaacagtttaagaacaacatttctcaatggtctattgcgaggaatttaggaatttcaccatctacagtccgttacaccatcaaatggttcagagaatctggagaaatcactgaacataagcgatgatataacggacattcgttccctcaggcggtactgcataaaaaagtgacatctgtgtgtaaaggatatcaccacatgggctcaggaacacttcagaaaaccactgaaagtaactacagttggtcgctacatctgtaagtgcaagttaaagctctactatgcaaagccaaagccatttatcaacgacatccAGAATtgcgctggcttctctgggcccgagctcagctaagatggactgctgcaatgtggaaaagttttctgtggtctgacaagtccccatttaaaaaaaaaaaatggaaacgatgaacgtcgtgttctctggaccaaagaggaaaagaaccatcaggactgttgtaggtgcaaagttgaaaagcccgcatgtgtgatggtatgggcgtgtattagtgcccaaggcatgggtaacttacacatctgtgaaggcaccattaatgctgaaaggtacatacaggttttggagcaacatatgttgccatcaaagcaacgttatcatggacgcccttgcttatttcagcaagacaataccaagtcacttgttacaacagcgtggcttcatagtaaaagagtgtgggtactagactggcctgcttgtagtccagacctgtctcccattgaaaatgtgtggcgcattatgaagcctaaaataccacaacggagaccccggactgttgaacaacttaagctgtacataaaacaagaatgggaaataattccacctgaaaagcttcaaaaatgtgtcccctcatttcccaaaggtttattgagtgttgttaaaagaaaaggtgatgtaacacagtggtgaacatgccctttcccaactactttgtcacgtgatgcagccatgaaattctgagttaattattatttgcaaaaaaaaacaaagtttatgagtttgaacatcaaatatcttgtctttgtagcatattcaactgaatataggttgaaaaggatttgcaaatcattgtattccgtttatatttacatctaacacaatttcccaactcatatggaaacggggtttgtaattctaccccttttcctttacatcgcagttgctaaaacttgtgtcggattgattgattcattgaaacttttattagtagattgcacagtacagtacatattccgtacaattgaccactaaatggtaacacccgaatagctttttcaacttgtttaagtcggggtccacgttaatatattcatggttcacttcctgttctcaatttattcacaatatactccctaagtaataacaaaaataaattaataataagtGAAGTAAGttgtttcatatggtgagataagtaaaaattatctagaaaatgaatggacggATTAAATCacttcagaatgtttatcatatgcaaactccacacagaaagatcctgagcgcaggattgaacctaggaccttcgtattgtgaggcagatgcactaacccctcttacactGTGCTGCCCGCAGGAAATACTTTGAATTTTTAATTGATATTGCTACACCACTGTCCTGTGTTTgtctgattgatttgattgaaacttttattaatagattgcacagttcagtacatattccgtctgACTATAATTGTAATCAAAAATGGTTATTCAATGATCTCCAAATTTTATATCTGTATCAGCATTGATATTTAAAGAAAAGCCATTAACCTGTTTAGATcataccattgattgattgaaacttttattagtagattgcacagttcagtacatattccgtacaattgaccactaaatggtaacacccgaatacgtttttcaacttgtttaaatcggggtccacgtaaatcaattcatggtaatatcgTCCAAAACAAACACcagaaaaataaatgtttcaacCATATTACAACACAAAGTATTGATTTAGATATTAAAATAGTAAATTAAGTAAACCTAATAAGGAAATAATACAATTGTAAATGACAATGTTACCTAATACGTCAGCAGCtagattaggagcctttgtaacccgttTTTAAAATGGTTTTATCATTTATAgcctaataaaatattttttatatatcatTATTGCAGTAGCCTGCAGTATACATCATGACG
The window above is part of the Nerophis ophidion isolate RoL-2023_Sa linkage group LG04, RoL_Noph_v1.0, whole genome shotgun sequence genome. Proteins encoded here:
- the LOC133551539 gene encoding neuferricin is translated as MLNYVFLSVSCACAAVLLCFYVGIKSTPSRLLSRKELSLYDGQEGSKGVYLAILGQVFDVQTGIKHYGPGGAYRFMAGKDSSLAFITGDFTENNLIDDVSTLSPLEVVALFDWLAFYRRTYSPVGLLVGRFYSESGVATEDLLRVEDMLKEGQQIKAKFEEQTRRFPACNSEWSPASGGRVWCSTNSGGLQRSWIGVPRKLFSPGARGVQCVCVKDTSAATNNLNLQEYEGCSTYADSCPLLEND